One part of the Arthrobacter sp. EM1 genome encodes these proteins:
- a CDS encoding GAF and ANTAR domain-containing protein, translating into MDGTRGISPISAAALAVRLGDIARALQHEDDPESMLAGVVHAALELVPHAAEASVSLVSPGRKIDSRAASSDLPRRVDALQSETGQGPCLDASYDKRVVSVPDLSTDQRWPDFSAAAFKLGARSMLSFQLFVNGNHLGALNLFGREAGAFDAESERIGAMVAAHAAVALAGSQQVSQLTQALDTRDLIGQAKGILMERYKITAQQAFLLLSRASSELNIKLRDVAENLTVSGEMASKG; encoded by the coding sequence ATGGACGGTACACGCGGAATTTCTCCGATCAGCGCGGCGGCACTTGCCGTCCGGCTCGGTGACATCGCCCGCGCGCTCCAGCACGAGGACGACCCCGAGTCCATGCTGGCCGGCGTGGTGCACGCGGCCCTGGAACTGGTGCCGCACGCGGCCGAGGCTTCGGTCAGTCTCGTCTCGCCCGGCCGGAAGATTGACTCGCGTGCCGCTTCCAGCGATCTTCCGCGCCGGGTGGATGCGCTCCAGAGCGAGACCGGGCAGGGGCCGTGCCTGGACGCCTCCTATGACAAACGGGTTGTCAGCGTTCCAGACCTCAGCACGGACCAGCGCTGGCCGGATTTCTCCGCGGCGGCCTTCAAGCTCGGGGCGAGAAGTATGCTCTCCTTCCAGCTATTTGTGAACGGAAACCACCTCGGAGCCCTAAACCTCTTTGGTCGGGAGGCTGGCGCCTTCGACGCCGAATCGGAGCGGATCGGGGCAATGGTGGCAGCCCATGCGGCAGTGGCGCTGGCCGGTAGCCAGCAGGTCAGCCAGCTCACCCAGGCCCTTGACACCCGGGACCTGATTGGACAGGCCAAGGGAATCCTGATGGAGCGCTATAAGATCACTGCCCAGCAGGCCTTCCTGCTCCTTTCGCGGGCCAGTTCGGAGTTGAACATCAAGCTGCGCGACGTCGCCGAGAATTTAACCGTCAGCGGGGAAATGGCAAGCAAGGGCTGA
- a CDS encoding DUF6221 family protein: MDIVEFLSERISEDEAVARTLLGDRTVSQSGAWYEQRLLLECEAKKRLIRIVESARQAALAALVSAPAQDAGWIPQSLEWMERSLNALALPYIDHPDFEQDWHQT, from the coding sequence GTGGACATTGTCGAATTTTTGTCTGAGCGGATCAGCGAGGACGAGGCCGTGGCGCGGACCCTCCTCGGCGACCGGACCGTCTCGCAATCCGGCGCCTGGTACGAACAGCGCCTCTTGCTCGAATGCGAGGCGAAAAAACGCCTGATCCGAATCGTGGAATCAGCCCGCCAGGCGGCACTTGCAGCCCTGGTCAGCGCCCCGGCTCAGGACGCCGGCTGGATCCCGCAGTCCCTCGAATGGATGGAGCGCTCACTGAACGCCCTCGCCCTGCCGTACATCGACCACCCTGACTTCGAGCAGGACTGGCACCAAACCTAG
- a CDS encoding Na+/H+ antiporter translates to MDVALGLIALVSVVCAGSALGRKINVSVPLLLVLAGVIGSFLPFVPDIELNPELVLVGLLPPLLYAAALQTSLFDFGSNRRAIGLLSVGYVIFGTLAVGFVVWWLFPEIPLAAAIALGAVVAPPDAVAATAIARKVGMPRRIVTILEGESLVNDATALVCLRAAIAAIAGTVSAAQVAGGFLLAAGGGLVAGLAAAYVLTQVRKRTRNVAINTSISLMAPFVAYLPAEAIHASGVLSVVVAGLVMGTKSPSMPNGAARLSQRSNWHTAQFLLENSVFLLIGLQVRTIIDGVQGDSLGASRIWAGCAVILLAVLLLRPVWVFPVTYLPRLIPAIRRKDPSPPWQHAAIVSWAGMRGVVTLAAVLVLPADLEHRSVLVLAAMVVVGGTLALQGFTLPALVRLLGVQGPDQREDALNQASLMQLATAAGVERLAEIGTENDPPEVMAMLKRRTQERGLAAWERLGRPSAETATPSQRYAHLRLAMLDAERTKVLELRRGGAYPHEVLSSVLDRLDVEESMLDAAAEDLDLSSGGGEGVAQPGGVCDHLASAPDAGAPRNPFCAECVREGTTPVHLRMCLSCGAVGCCDSSPGTHASRHYTATGHPVMRSIEPGEDWRWCYEDDLLG, encoded by the coding sequence ATGGACGTTGCTCTTGGACTGATTGCGCTTGTGTCGGTGGTTTGCGCGGGCAGCGCACTGGGCCGGAAAATCAATGTGTCCGTTCCGCTGTTACTGGTGCTGGCGGGAGTGATCGGATCTTTCCTGCCGTTCGTACCGGACATCGAACTGAACCCCGAACTTGTCCTGGTGGGGTTGCTGCCGCCCCTGCTGTACGCCGCGGCCCTGCAGACCTCGCTGTTCGATTTTGGCTCCAACCGGCGGGCCATCGGCCTGCTTTCGGTCGGCTATGTCATCTTTGGCACGCTCGCCGTGGGCTTCGTTGTCTGGTGGCTGTTCCCCGAGATTCCGCTCGCTGCAGCGATTGCCCTGGGCGCCGTCGTCGCGCCACCGGACGCCGTCGCCGCCACTGCGATCGCGCGCAAGGTGGGCATGCCCCGCCGGATCGTTACGATCCTGGAAGGCGAGTCGCTGGTCAATGACGCGACCGCCTTGGTCTGTCTCCGGGCGGCTATCGCCGCCATTGCGGGAACCGTCTCCGCCGCGCAGGTGGCCGGCGGGTTTCTGCTCGCGGCCGGCGGCGGACTGGTGGCCGGGCTGGCAGCGGCTTACGTCCTGACGCAAGTGCGCAAACGGACCCGAAACGTCGCAATCAACACCTCCATTTCGCTGATGGCACCGTTTGTCGCGTACCTCCCGGCGGAGGCGATCCACGCCTCCGGCGTCCTCTCCGTCGTCGTCGCCGGCCTGGTGATGGGCACAAAGTCGCCGTCCATGCCCAACGGCGCCGCGCGGCTGAGCCAGCGCAGCAACTGGCACACGGCCCAGTTCCTGCTCGAGAATTCCGTGTTCTTGCTGATCGGCCTCCAGGTTCGGACCATCATTGACGGAGTCCAGGGCGATTCACTGGGGGCATCCCGGATCTGGGCAGGCTGTGCCGTGATTCTGCTGGCAGTGCTGCTGCTCCGTCCGGTCTGGGTGTTCCCGGTAACCTACCTGCCCCGGCTGATTCCTGCCATCCGCCGGAAGGATCCGTCCCCGCCGTGGCAACATGCAGCCATCGTCTCCTGGGCAGGTATGCGCGGTGTTGTTACGCTCGCCGCCGTGCTGGTGCTGCCGGCGGACCTGGAACACCGGTCAGTCCTGGTGCTTGCGGCCATGGTGGTGGTCGGCGGAACCCTGGCGTTGCAGGGCTTTACCCTTCCCGCGCTGGTCCGGCTGCTGGGGGTCCAAGGTCCGGACCAGCGCGAAGATGCCCTGAATCAGGCGTCCCTGATGCAGCTGGCCACGGCAGCCGGGGTGGAACGGCTGGCGGAAATCGGCACCGAGAACGATCCTCCGGAAGTCATGGCAATGCTTAAGCGCCGCACCCAGGAGCGCGGGCTGGCCGCCTGGGAACGGCTCGGCCGGCCGTCGGCGGAGACGGCGACACCGAGCCAGCGCTATGCGCATCTGCGCCTGGCCATGCTGGACGCTGAACGGACGAAAGTACTGGAACTGCGGCGCGGCGGCGCGTATCCGCATGAGGTCCTCAGTTCGGTCCTGGACCGGTTGGATGTTGAGGAATCGATGCTGGACGCTGCGGCGGAGGACTTGGACCTCTCCAGCGGCGGTGGCGAGGGAGTTGCCCAGCCCGGCGGGGTGTGCGATCACCTGGCATCCGCGCCGGACGCCGGCGCGCCGCGCAACCCGTTTTGCGCGGAGTGCGTCCGGGAAGGCACAACGCCGGTCCACCTCAGAATGTGCCTGAGCTGCGGCGCCGTGGGGTGCTGCGATTCGTCGCCCGGAACCCACGCCTCCCGGCATTACACCGCGACCGGCCATCCCGTCATGCGGAGCATCGAACCGGGTGAGGACTGGCGCTGGTGCTATGAGGACGACCTTCTGGGCTGA
- a CDS encoding NAD(P)-binding domain-containing protein, with protein MRTTFWAERNILPPCGVGSDMTTIGIIGAGHIGSQIARKAVQLGYDIVISNSRGPETLTDLVAELGPHARAATPAEAAAAGDFAVVTVPLKNLGSVPVEPLAGKVVVDTNNYYWERDGHFPALDNGEATTSGLLQEHLPASKVAKAFNHIMFSQITTDGEPAGTPNRRALATASDFPEAADLVTRLYDEFGFDTVNIGPLSESWRVERDRPAYGQRQNAAELEENLARAPRTV; from the coding sequence ATGAGGACGACCTTCTGGGCTGAGCGAAATATCCTGCCCCCGTGCGGTGTTGGCTCTGACATGACAACAATCGGAATCATCGGTGCAGGACACATTGGCAGCCAGATTGCGCGCAAAGCGGTGCAGCTCGGCTACGACATCGTCATCAGCAACTCCCGCGGACCGGAAACCCTCACGGACCTCGTCGCGGAACTCGGCCCGCACGCCCGGGCCGCGACCCCGGCCGAGGCAGCAGCGGCGGGCGACTTCGCCGTCGTAACCGTACCGCTCAAAAACCTTGGGTCCGTTCCCGTGGAGCCGCTGGCGGGCAAGGTCGTGGTCGACACAAACAACTACTACTGGGAACGGGACGGCCATTTCCCGGCACTGGACAACGGGGAAGCCACCACGTCCGGGCTCCTGCAGGAACACCTGCCCGCCTCCAAGGTGGCCAAGGCCTTCAACCACATTATGTTCTCGCAGATCACCACCGACGGGGAGCCCGCCGGCACGCCCAACCGCCGCGCATTGGCCACGGCCAGCGATTTTCCCGAGGCTGCGGATCTGGTCACCCGGCTTTATGACGAATTCGGCTTCGACACGGTCAATATCGGCCCGTTGTCCGAGAGTTGGCGGGTGGAGCGGGACCGGCCTGCCTACGGCCAGCGGCAGAATGCCGCCGAGCTGGAAGAGAACCTGGCCCGGGCTCCGCGCACCGTCTAA
- a CDS encoding long-chain-fatty-acid--CoA ligase: protein MEHTDQQPWVKNYQPGVPAEIELPTESLSAMLERSVAEAGTAPAMEFFGRRTSYTELGEQVDRAAEGLRRLGVRAGDRVALILPNCPQHVVAFYAVLRLGAVVVEHNPLYTSRELRHQFEDHQARVVITWDKAAAAIRDFPSDIEIDHVVSVNILAAFPAVKRFALHLPVKKLRESRDALTAPAPGTTPWKDLLSHGRLDPGHPRPAVDDLAAIQYTSGTTGRPKGAMLTHFNLYSNALQGEAWMHGAQYRKEVFYAILPMFHAFGMTLYLTYGIRKQGLLVLFPKFEPELVLAAMKKSPATVYCAVPPIYERTAMAAKEKGISLRSCKYCISGAMNLPDHVVELWESVSGGLLVEGYGMTESSPVALGNPFHPTRRNGTIGVPFPSTLMKVVSLDDPAVEVTPGQPGELMLKGPQVFQGYWNNPEETAKTLTADGWLRTGDVVTVDEDGFTTVVDRAKELIITGGFNVSPTEAEAVLRLHPDVKDAAVVGKPLERGGEMVVAAVELEPGATLDEDALRGHCREHLASYKVPKRIVAIPDMPRSMLGKILRKQVREEVLPML, encoded by the coding sequence ATGGAGCACACTGACCAGCAGCCCTGGGTGAAGAACTACCAGCCGGGTGTCCCTGCGGAGATTGAATTGCCCACCGAGTCCCTCTCCGCGATGCTGGAGCGGTCCGTGGCTGAGGCAGGGACAGCACCCGCGATGGAGTTTTTCGGCCGCCGCACCAGCTACACCGAACTCGGTGAACAGGTCGACCGGGCCGCCGAGGGGCTGCGGCGGCTTGGTGTCCGCGCCGGCGACCGGGTAGCCCTGATCCTGCCGAACTGCCCGCAGCACGTGGTCGCGTTCTACGCGGTGCTGCGCCTCGGGGCTGTCGTCGTCGAGCACAACCCGCTCTACACCTCGCGGGAACTCCGGCACCAGTTTGAAGACCACCAGGCGCGCGTTGTGATCACCTGGGACAAAGCCGCTGCGGCCATCCGTGACTTCCCGTCCGACATCGAGATCGACCACGTCGTCTCCGTCAACATCCTCGCGGCGTTCCCCGCCGTCAAGCGCTTTGCCCTGCACCTGCCCGTGAAAAAGCTGCGCGAGTCCCGCGACGCGCTGACCGCACCGGCCCCGGGAACGACGCCGTGGAAGGATCTGCTGAGCCACGGCAGGCTGGATCCGGGACATCCCCGCCCCGCTGTGGATGACCTCGCCGCGATCCAGTACACCTCGGGAACCACCGGCCGCCCAAAAGGCGCGATGCTGACGCACTTCAACCTCTACTCCAACGCCTTGCAGGGCGAAGCGTGGATGCATGGGGCGCAGTACCGCAAGGAAGTGTTCTACGCGATCCTGCCCATGTTCCACGCCTTTGGCATGACGCTCTACCTGACCTACGGGATCCGCAAGCAAGGCCTGCTGGTGCTGTTCCCCAAATTCGAGCCGGAGCTGGTCCTGGCTGCGATGAAGAAGTCGCCTGCGACGGTCTACTGTGCGGTGCCGCCGATCTACGAGCGCACAGCGATGGCCGCTAAGGAGAAGGGCATCTCGCTCCGGTCCTGCAAATACTGCATCTCCGGTGCCATGAACCTGCCCGACCATGTGGTGGAACTGTGGGAGTCGGTCTCCGGCGGGCTGCTGGTTGAAGGCTACGGCATGACCGAGTCCTCACCGGTCGCGCTGGGCAACCCCTTCCACCCCACACGCCGCAACGGCACGATTGGCGTGCCGTTCCCATCGACCCTGATGAAGGTCGTCAGCCTGGATGATCCTGCCGTGGAAGTAACGCCGGGCCAGCCGGGGGAGCTGATGCTGAAAGGCCCGCAGGTGTTCCAGGGCTACTGGAACAACCCGGAAGAAACAGCGAAAACACTCACCGCCGATGGGTGGCTGCGAACCGGCGACGTCGTGACCGTGGACGAGGACGGTTTCACCACAGTCGTTGACCGGGCCAAGGAGCTCATCATCACTGGCGGATTCAACGTCTCGCCCACCGAAGCCGAGGCAGTGCTGCGCCTTCATCCGGACGTCAAGGACGCCGCCGTCGTTGGGAAGCCGCTCGAGCGGGGAGGCGAGATGGTGGTTGCCGCCGTCGAACTGGAGCCGGGGGCCACGCTCGACGAGGACGCCCTCCGCGGGCACTGCCGTGAGCACCTGGCGAGCTACAAGGTGCCCAAACGGATCGTTGCCATCCCGGACATGCCGCGGTCGATGCTCGGAAAGATCCTGCGCAAGCAGGTGCGGGAGGAGGTCTTACCGATGCTCTGA
- a CDS encoding DUF202 domain-containing protein, with the protein MTAHEEAPSPSPLTGKAPGAAPAATGAEAAGAEAAGAGSGTDRSRRGLLARALGGGTDPDPRFTLANERTFLAWIRTSLALVAGGIAVEAFTSALFGPELRKSVAVLLLLLGLLTGGGSFFRWLNVERAMRLQEPLPAPLLTPLLAVGGAIVAAVLIVFVIVRPA; encoded by the coding sequence ATGACCGCACACGAAGAGGCACCCAGCCCGTCTCCCCTCACCGGCAAGGCTCCCGGCGCCGCCCCAGCCGCGACCGGCGCTGAGGCCGCCGGGGCTGAGGCCGCCGGGGCTGGTTCGGGCACGGACCGCAGCCGGCGCGGGTTGCTGGCCCGGGCCCTGGGCGGAGGGACCGACCCGGACCCCCGTTTCACGCTGGCTAACGAGCGCACGTTCCTGGCTTGGATCCGCACGTCGCTGGCGCTGGTAGCCGGCGGCATCGCCGTCGAAGCGTTCACGTCGGCGCTGTTCGGACCGGAACTTCGAAAGTCCGTGGCCGTGCTGCTGCTCCTGCTGGGACTGTTGACCGGCGGCGGCTCCTTCTTCCGCTGGCTCAACGTCGAACGTGCCATGCGCCTGCAGGAACCGCTCCCGGCGCCGCTGCTCACCCCGCTCCTGGCGGTCGGCGGCGCCATCGTCGCTGCAGTGCTGATCGTCTTTGTGATCGTTCGGCCGGCCTAA
- a CDS encoding DUF202 domain-containing protein: MATSRPAAVHNDPGLQPERTDLAWRRTSFTLITAACIFLRWVPHHGWFAGTLVAASLIVALGIAITQRRRYHHHASGIAGAVMVPNFRGAAAIAGSVVVLSVLGIYTVLFLPLP, from the coding sequence ATGGCGACATCCAGGCCCGCCGCGGTGCATAACGATCCCGGGCTCCAGCCCGAGCGTACGGACCTTGCCTGGCGGCGGACCTCGTTCACGCTGATTACGGCGGCGTGCATCTTCCTGCGCTGGGTGCCGCACCATGGCTGGTTTGCCGGCACACTTGTGGCAGCGTCCCTGATCGTCGCCCTGGGCATCGCCATAACGCAGCGTCGCCGCTACCACCACCACGCCAGCGGCATCGCAGGAGCCGTGATGGTACCGAATTTCAGGGGCGCGGCGGCCATCGCCGGCAGCGTTGTGGTCCTCTCCGTCCTGGGAATCTACACAGTGCTGTTCCTGCCGCTGCCGTGA
- a CDS encoding molybdenum cofactor biosysynthesis protein, producing the protein MMESYRYNIEVLHLLVSPAHAYFGRAREGAADVPTTDADRAELVTGKGIVGDRFFGKAAHMDAAVTLMAVEALEAMATELGTGAFDPLLTRRNVVLRGAQLAPLLGGEFAIESRGHLVRLRAGRPAHPCAWMDQMLAPGAHAAMRGRGGVRCQPLSDGLLHRGPAVLISPVPLDPGQAGTPSALRPSRLP; encoded by the coding sequence ATGATGGAAAGTTACAGGTACAACATCGAGGTCCTCCACCTCCTCGTGTCCCCCGCGCACGCCTACTTCGGCCGGGCCCGCGAGGGCGCAGCGGACGTCCCGACGACCGATGCGGACCGTGCCGAGCTGGTGACCGGCAAGGGAATTGTCGGCGACCGGTTCTTTGGCAAGGCCGCGCATATGGATGCCGCGGTCACCCTTATGGCGGTCGAGGCTCTCGAAGCGATGGCCACGGAGCTGGGCACCGGCGCCTTCGACCCGCTCCTGACCCGGCGCAATGTGGTCCTCCGCGGCGCCCAGCTGGCTCCGCTGCTGGGCGGGGAATTCGCCATCGAATCGCGGGGACACCTGGTGCGGCTCCGGGCCGGGCGGCCTGCCCACCCCTGCGCCTGGATGGACCAGATGCTCGCGCCGGGAGCCCACGCGGCGATGCGCGGGCGCGGCGGGGTGAGATGCCAGCCTCTTTCGGACGGCCTGCTGCACCGCGGACCCGCCGTGCTGATCAGCCCCGTGCCCCTGGATCCCGGGCAGGCGGGCACCCCGAGTGCGCTCCGACCGTCGCGGCTGCCCTAG
- a CDS encoding alpha/beta hydrolase translates to MSVQQETAPSGAATLRRSILGTELGPCTVRVQHGTDGLRPATGTPDVYLHGAAGSWTTFLPLLSRAPAHDRVLIDLPGWGDSTSGCRPERFSIEAMARAVTEVLDSLGYQRWNLVGHSMGGFLALHVAATSPERTASVATISATTFGVAGAARRPLRSLFRFPAFVGMLTVMRAMAALGPAGSALIRAVGTTPVMRPLLAPFFADPAAISPQVIRGLGLDARPASFLAAARAAARYDFSQWRGISCPVLALRGDRDVFTPASDLIRLAAVIPHIQPATVPDCGHFANIERPEYVQALLDDLRRP, encoded by the coding sequence ATGAGTGTTCAGCAGGAAACCGCTCCCTCGGGGGCCGCGACGCTGCGGCGGAGCATCCTTGGGACCGAGCTGGGCCCCTGCACGGTAAGGGTCCAGCACGGCACCGATGGTCTCCGCCCGGCAACCGGCACCCCGGATGTCTACCTCCACGGGGCCGCGGGATCATGGACGACGTTCCTGCCGCTGCTTTCCCGGGCGCCGGCCCATGACCGGGTGCTCATTGATTTGCCGGGCTGGGGAGATTCCACGAGCGGCTGCCGGCCGGAGCGATTCAGCATCGAGGCGATGGCACGCGCCGTCACCGAGGTTCTGGACTCGCTCGGCTACCAGCGGTGGAACCTGGTGGGACACTCGATGGGAGGCTTCCTGGCCTTGCACGTTGCCGCGACGTCGCCGGAGCGGACAGCCAGCGTTGCCACCATCTCGGCCACCACCTTCGGTGTGGCCGGCGCGGCCCGGCGGCCACTGCGGTCCCTGTTCCGGTTCCCGGCATTTGTTGGCATGCTCACGGTGATGCGGGCCATGGCGGCCCTCGGCCCGGCCGGATCCGCACTGATCCGCGCCGTCGGCACCACACCGGTCATGCGGCCGCTGTTGGCACCCTTCTTCGCAGACCCCGCAGCCATCTCCCCGCAGGTCATTCGCGGATTGGGCCTGGACGCCCGACCGGCCAGCTTCCTGGCGGCTGCCCGGGCCGCGGCCCGCTACGATTTTTCCCAGTGGCGCGGCATCAGTTGCCCGGTGCTGGCCCTCCGGGGCGACCGGGATGTCTTTACGCCGGCATCGGACCTGATCCGGCTGGCCGCCGTTATCCCGCATATCCAGCCTGCCACGGTCCCGGACTGCGGCCACTTCGCCAACATCGAGCGTCCGGAGTACGTGCAAGCCCTGCTCGATGACCTGCGCCGCCCCTAA